The following coding sequences are from one Gemmatimonadales bacterium window:
- a CDS encoding beta-lactamase family protein has protein sequence MASKSLGIAALLLLTVATASMAQLPADTVTQVDRIFTAMNRTDTPGCVLGVDRDGRELYRKGYGMASIELGAPLTPLSVLESGSVAKQFTAAVIVKLAVEGKLDLDDPVRKYIPELPDYGAPVTVRMLIHHTSGIRDMWTLFNLSGETVGENLFTMDRSLAMVYRQRELNFPPNSQFLYSNSGYLLLAELVERVTGRSLDEYSTKEIFQPLGMTRTRWRSDWNRVVAGRAGAYEPSSDGFAIAAPFMHVYGAGGLLTTVGDLLIWNRELDRGSLAGPRWIEAMHAKQRLTTGAEIDYASGIMIGTHRGQREVQHSGATGGYRTFLARYPDRGLSVAVLCNVANANPVGLGRQVAGLLLRLPEGTAQAQQGGGPGQGRGAATSEARFTTPLAAFAGSYYSDELDVTYVVSVDDSVLAVQVRGGPKARLTRSSDDSFARSGTGSLRFTKGRNGRVDGFVMSAGRVQNLKFIKRTS, from the coding sequence GTGGCCTCGAAATCGCTTGGAATTGCTGCACTGTTGCTGCTGACGGTTGCCACAGCCTCCATGGCTCAGCTGCCAGCCGACACCGTCACACAGGTCGATCGCATCTTTACCGCGATGAATCGGACCGACACGCCCGGGTGCGTCCTCGGTGTCGATCGCGATGGGCGCGAGCTCTACCGCAAGGGCTACGGCATGGCGAGTATCGAATTGGGGGCGCCCCTCACGCCGTTGTCGGTTCTCGAATCCGGCTCGGTCGCGAAGCAGTTTACTGCCGCCGTGATCGTAAAGCTCGCCGTCGAGGGCAAACTCGACCTCGACGATCCGGTCCGAAAGTACATTCCCGAACTGCCGGATTACGGCGCACCGGTCACGGTGCGCATGCTGATACATCACACCAGCGGGATCCGCGACATGTGGACTCTGTTCAACCTGTCGGGCGAAACAGTTGGTGAGAACCTGTTCACGATGGATCGTTCGCTGGCGATGGTCTACCGCCAGCGTGAGCTCAACTTCCCGCCGAACTCCCAGTTCCTCTACAGCAACTCCGGCTATCTCCTGCTGGCCGAGCTGGTCGAGCGGGTCACCGGGCGAAGCTTGGATGAGTACTCGACCAAGGAGATCTTCCAGCCCCTGGGCATGACACGCACCCGTTGGCGCAGCGACTGGAATCGAGTCGTTGCCGGCCGGGCTGGAGCGTACGAACCGAGCAGTGACGGGTTCGCCATCGCCGCGCCGTTCATGCACGTGTACGGAGCCGGCGGTCTGCTGACCACGGTCGGCGATCTGCTGATCTGGAATCGCGAACTCGATCGCGGCAGCCTTGCCGGGCCACGGTGGATCGAAGCGATGCATGCGAAGCAGCGGCTGACCACCGGCGCGGAAATCGACTACGCCTCGGGCATCATGATCGGCACCCATCGCGGTCAGCGGGAAGTCCAGCATAGCGGGGCAACTGGCGGGTATCGGACCTTCCTGGCGCGCTACCCCGACCGAGGCCTGTCGGTCGCGGTACTCTGCAATGTTGCCAACGCCAACCCTGTCGGGCTCGGTCGGCAGGTGGCCGGATTGTTGCTCCGGCTTCCCGAGGGAACCGCCCAGGCGCAGCAGGGGGGTGGTCCTGGTCAGGGCAGAGGTGCCGCGACGTCCGAAGCACGTTTCACCACGCCGCTCGCCGCGTTTGCCGGCTCATACTACAGCGATGAGCTCGACGTGACCTACGTCGTCAGCGTGGACGATTCGGTACTTGCTGTGCAGGTCCGGGGTGGCCCGAAGGCGAGGTTGACCCGGTCGTCTGATGATTCGTTTGCGCGCAGTGGGACGGGCTCGCTTCGCTTTACCAAGGGCAGGAACGGCCGAGTCGATGGCTTCGTGATGTCGGCTGGTCGGGTACAGAATCTCAAGTTCATCAAGAGGACCTCATGA
- a CDS encoding peptidase, protein MLFRALAFVALPFVIALPLVAQAAAPRDSTPKVLVVPGLRHGPSIFPLTHYPEVRPLVEGQMDFQHYHTSAEVEWWMHQWAKRYPDLVDLYEVGKSFGGRTLWQLTLTNKKTGKHTDKPAALFDAGRHSGEISSTESALYLAWYLLENYGKDAEITTLLDQKAIYVRPLNNPDGSDLYRLTAQTNRSSVRPHDTDGDGLLDEDPGEDLDGDGYIRQMRQQVGTGKGDHIQDPKDPSGRSMKRVRDGTGDWKVWSEGIDNDGDGRYNEDGIGGLDLHRNYPQNWRPEPGGDLTGRGWTQFGAGEHPLSEPETRSLVLWLLRHPHVGVVNSMDTAVPMHLRGPSVCEETECIMPADLAIYHHMDSAGLTFTGYPWAGDVYRTYATRRAVNPVTGDSTRPTPLFGHGPDWGYAGYGAVWYGDEIWHGGREKDYDGDGEIDEWEVLRWCDERFSGSCFKPWTPFDHPQLGKVEIGGFNPKFFSQNGPPEVLEEWARKQAMFNLYMAKSLPQLSIASVKAARLTRAAADSATHELTVTVRNSGRLPTALEQAKKVKIVRPDRIVAEFAKGSTSRAVGTGPEFWLGGNETRTIRLRIKAGAESADRSLVVRLLSTRGGVVESKVELP, encoded by the coding sequence ATGCTCTTTCGCGCCCTCGCTTTCGTGGCGTTGCCCTTCGTCATTGCGCTGCCGCTCGTGGCTCAGGCAGCAGCCCCCCGAGACTCGACGCCCAAAGTTCTCGTCGTGCCGGGGCTGCGTCACGGCCCGAGCATCTTTCCGCTGACCCACTATCCCGAGGTCAGGCCGCTGGTCGAGGGACAGATGGATTTCCAACACTACCACACCTCGGCTGAGGTGGAGTGGTGGATGCACCAATGGGCCAAACGGTATCCGGATCTCGTCGACCTCTACGAGGTGGGCAAGAGCTTCGGCGGCCGGACCCTCTGGCAACTCACCCTGACAAACAAGAAGACCGGCAAGCATACCGACAAGCCTGCCGCATTGTTCGATGCTGGCCGGCACTCGGGTGAGATCTCGAGCACCGAGTCGGCGCTCTACCTTGCCTGGTACCTGCTCGAGAACTACGGCAAGGATGCCGAGATTACGACCTTGCTCGATCAGAAGGCCATCTATGTTCGGCCACTCAACAACCCGGATGGATCGGATCTCTACCGGCTCACCGCGCAGACCAACCGCAGCAGTGTGCGGCCGCATGACACCGACGGAGACGGCCTGCTCGATGAAGATCCGGGTGAGGATCTCGACGGTGACGGCTACATCCGCCAGATGCGCCAGCAGGTCGGGACGGGGAAGGGCGACCACATCCAGGATCCGAAAGATCCCAGCGGTCGCAGCATGAAGCGAGTGCGCGACGGGACAGGCGACTGGAAGGTCTGGAGCGAGGGCATCGACAACGACGGCGACGGCCGTTACAACGAAGATGGCATCGGCGGGCTCGACCTCCATCGCAATTATCCGCAGAACTGGCGGCCGGAGCCGGGCGGCGACCTGACCGGCCGCGGCTGGACCCAGTTCGGTGCAGGCGAGCATCCGCTGTCCGAGCCCGAGACGCGCTCACTCGTGCTCTGGTTGCTGCGCCACCCGCACGTTGGTGTGGTCAACTCGATGGACACGGCGGTGCCGATGCACCTGCGCGGGCCGTCGGTCTGCGAAGAAACCGAATGCATCATGCCGGCCGATCTCGCCATCTATCACCATATGGACTCCGCCGGCCTCACCTTTACGGGCTACCCGTGGGCCGGTGACGTCTACCGGACCTACGCCACTCGTCGTGCCGTCAACCCAGTGACGGGCGACTCGACTCGTCCCACGCCGCTGTTCGGCCACGGCCCGGACTGGGGTTATGCCGGCTACGGAGCCGTCTGGTATGGCGACGAGATCTGGCATGGCGGCCGCGAGAAGGATTACGACGGCGACGGTGAGATCGACGAGTGGGAGGTGCTCCGCTGGTGCGACGAGCGCTTCAGCGGAAGCTGCTTCAAGCCCTGGACGCCGTTCGATCATCCCCAGCTGGGCAAGGTCGAGATCGGCGGCTTCAATCCCAAGTTCTTCTCGCAGAACGGTCCGCCGGAAGTGCTGGAGGAATGGGCCCGCAAGCAGGCGATGTTCAATCTTTACATGGCCAAGTCGCTACCGCAGCTCTCGATAGCTTCGGTCAAGGCCGCCCGCCTGACCCGTGCCGCCGCCGACTCGGCGACCCACGAACTGACCGTGACCGTTCGCAACTCCGGTCGATTGCCGACGGCTCTCGAGCAGGCCAAGAAGGTCAAGATCGTGCGGCCGGATCGGATCGTCGCCGAGTTTGCCAAGGGGAGCACGAGCCGAGCGGTGGGCACGGGGCCGGAGTTCTGGCTGGGCGGCAACGAGACCAGGACGATCAGGCTCCGGATCAAAGCCGGCGCCGAGTCCGCGGATCGGTCGCTGGTCGTGCGGTTGCTCAGCACGCGCGGCGGGGTGGTTGAGTCCAAGGTCGAACTGCCCTGA
- a CDS encoding penicillin acylase family protein, producing MRRLKFVALALAAWCGVDAATIAAQTSAPKPEIIRTGYGVPHIYADNLWAAGYGLGWVQAEDYGARVIHGLVSGRGQMGRVFGRDSMEGDFSRRTVYAEAQRRWASLEVDTRDVYDGFAAAINDFIRANQGRFHPDIAPNFVGWDVLAREMSPVNLAPARRLAQRALGRPAVSAAPDAPPGDWEGPTDGSNAWAVAPSRTASGRAILMRNPHLAWTAGYYEAHVVVPGRFDFYGDFRIGSPFGVVGGFNRNLGWSTTNNNVDTDEVYAVPLAPDLVDHILIDGRPMPLEPVAVTVEYRNGPSYSSETRQTWLSPFGPVVERADGQAFILKSSGAGEHRGGEQFLRMMHARTVAEWEAALAMRARANSNFTYADRAGNILYVWNGSLPALPHPSGGDSTVVRVQSTKEIWSRIVPYDSLPRVKNPPGGYVHQENSSPHFTNLLAPLDPAHYPPNIEAPSLSLRSQLGADLIGKPGRKLTLEGVLDLKNSYRMLLAERIKPDLLRAAASASNGKVREATTLLEQWDNTTGPETRGGVLFEMWWRLYSRANRQPFATPWAITEPTTTPRGLANPTGAVEALVLAIDSVTARWGRIDVPWGEVHRVRIAGHDVPVGGCLGAMGCFRTLAFQDDPDGKRRVSGGDGWIIAVEFGNTPRAYSVLAYGQSNDPSSPYYGDQAPMFARGEFKPIAYTRADVEKQAVRRYRPGQ from the coding sequence ATGCGCCGTCTGAAGTTCGTTGCTCTCGCACTTGCCGCCTGGTGCGGAGTAGATGCCGCCACGATCGCCGCGCAGACGTCGGCGCCCAAGCCGGAGATTATTCGCACCGGGTACGGCGTCCCTCACATCTACGCCGACAATCTCTGGGCCGCCGGCTACGGACTCGGCTGGGTCCAGGCCGAAGACTACGGCGCCCGGGTCATTCACGGTCTGGTAAGCGGCCGGGGTCAGATGGGCCGAGTCTTCGGGCGCGACAGCATGGAGGGGGACTTCTCGCGTCGAACCGTCTATGCGGAGGCACAGCGGCGCTGGGCCAGCCTCGAAGTCGACACCCGCGACGTATATGACGGCTTTGCCGCCGCCATCAACGACTTCATCCGCGCAAACCAGGGCCGGTTTCATCCGGACATTGCTCCGAACTTCGTCGGCTGGGACGTTCTGGCGCGGGAGATGAGCCCGGTCAACCTGGCCCCCGCCCGGCGCCTGGCGCAGCGAGCCCTTGGCAGACCGGCCGTGAGTGCCGCGCCAGATGCCCCCCCGGGCGACTGGGAGGGCCCGACGGACGGCTCAAACGCCTGGGCCGTGGCGCCAAGCCGGACCGCATCCGGGCGGGCTATTCTGATGCGCAATCCGCACCTGGCCTGGACGGCGGGCTACTACGAGGCCCACGTCGTGGTGCCAGGTCGATTCGACTTCTACGGCGACTTTCGGATCGGCAGCCCGTTCGGCGTGGTCGGCGGCTTCAACCGCAACCTGGGCTGGTCGACCACCAACAACAACGTCGACACCGATGAAGTCTACGCCGTCCCGCTCGCGCCGGATCTGGTCGATCACATTCTGATCGACGGCCGCCCCATGCCACTCGAGCCGGTCGCGGTCACCGTCGAGTACCGTAACGGGCCGAGTTATTCCTCCGAAACCCGACAGACCTGGCTCTCGCCGTTCGGGCCGGTGGTGGAGCGGGCGGACGGTCAGGCCTTCATTCTCAAGTCGTCTGGCGCCGGCGAACATCGTGGCGGTGAGCAGTTCCTTCGGATGATGCACGCCCGGACCGTGGCGGAATGGGAGGCGGCACTCGCAATGCGGGCTCGCGCCAACTCAAACTTTACGTATGCGGACCGAGCGGGCAACATTCTCTACGTCTGGAACGGCTCACTCCCGGCCCTGCCCCATCCATCCGGCGGCGACTCGACGGTGGTTCGGGTTCAATCGACGAAAGAGATCTGGTCCCGCATCGTGCCGTACGATTCGCTGCCCCGGGTCAAGAATCCGCCGGGTGGATACGTGCATCAGGAGAACTCGTCGCCGCATTTCACCAATCTGCTGGCGCCGCTCGATCCGGCCCACTATCCGCCCAACATCGAGGCGCCCAGCCTGAGCCTGCGGAGCCAGCTCGGTGCCGACCTGATCGGGAAACCCGGCCGAAAGCTGACGCTGGAAGGGGTTCTCGACCTCAAGAACAGCTACCGGATGCTGCTCGCCGAGCGGATCAAGCCCGATCTGCTGCGCGCCGCGGCGTCGGCTTCGAACGGCAAGGTGCGTGAAGCCACGACGCTACTGGAGCAGTGGGACAACACCACCGGACCCGAAACCCGAGGCGGCGTCTTGTTCGAGATGTGGTGGCGGCTCTACTCGCGGGCCAATCGCCAGCCGTTTGCCACCCCGTGGGCCATTACCGAACCGACGACGACACCGCGCGGCCTGGCCAACCCGACCGGCGCGGTCGAGGCGCTGGTGCTGGCCATCGACTCCGTCACGGCGCGCTGGGGCCGAATCGACGTGCCGTGGGGGGAGGTCCACCGGGTCCGGATTGCCGGTCACGACGTCCCGGTCGGCGGTTGTCTTGGCGCAATGGGCTGTTTCCGGACGCTGGCCTTCCAGGACGACCCTGACGGCAAGCGCCGGGTATCCGGCGGCGACGGCTGGATCATCGCGGTCGAGTTCGGGAACACGCCGCGGGCCTACTCGGTGCTGGCGTACGGCCAGAGCAACGACCCGTCGTCTCCCTACTACGGCGATCAGGCTCCGATGTTTGCACGCGGCGAGTTCAAGCCGATTGCGTACACCCGGGCGGATGTCGAGAAGCAGGCGGTCCGGCGCTACCGCCCGGGCCAGTAG
- a CDS encoding DinB family protein, producing the protein MTAPRYDRPAADEYAPYYERYVAKVGSGDLLSLLASQTTAVNALLQTVTDERAATAYAPDKWTIKEVVGHLIDAERVFSYRALTFARLDQNPLPAFDENAWVPPARFNERLFVTLVDEWLLVRNATIALLAGLPDDAPTRRGTASGHEVSVRALAYIIYGHLAHHLEILKTRYLSPAK; encoded by the coding sequence ATGACAGCTCCGCGGTATGATCGCCCGGCGGCGGACGAGTACGCGCCGTACTACGAGCGCTACGTCGCCAAGGTCGGCAGCGGAGACCTGTTGTCTCTCCTGGCCAGCCAGACGACGGCGGTCAACGCGCTGCTGCAGACGGTCACCGACGAGCGGGCAGCCACAGCCTACGCGCCGGACAAGTGGACCATCAAGGAAGTGGTCGGCCACCTGATCGACGCCGAACGGGTCTTCAGCTATCGTGCTCTCACGTTTGCCCGGCTCGACCAGAACCCGTTGCCAGCGTTCGACGAAAACGCCTGGGTACCGCCGGCCCGGTTCAACGAACGCCTCTTCGTGACTCTCGTCGACGAGTGGCTGCTGGTGCGAAACGCGACCATTGCGCTGCTCGCCGGGCTTCCCGACGATGCGCCAACCCGTCGCGGTACCGCCAGCGGCCACGAAGTCTCGGTCCGGGCGCTGGCCTATATCATCTACGGCCATCTCGCACACCACCTCGAGATTCTGAAAACCCGGTACCTGAGCCCCGCCAAGTAA
- a CDS encoding PD40 domain-containing protein, whose product MRLGSFLGLTLLLGSISPAVGQDAPAPSEWDVTKPRGTTRDISFTTTEGTWMSVDQSPDGRWLAFDLLGHIYRIDAAGGTATSLTQSSGIAINTHPRISPDGRSIAFISDRKGQMNLWVMDADGSNPRAVFSEQYVRAVTPAWTPDGNYIVVQRQSVQGGPGGGQGGSGLWMYHKDGGSGIELVPGNRQAGAAWPSLSRDGRYLYFQVRAAAGQPGYGGRTEFLGGSAQVRRLDLQTSEIAAISFGEQSQQVQTSSGGMAAPEVSPDGRWLAFVRRIPDGTISWRGHTFGPRSALWLRDLHTGAERLLMDPVEQDMVEAGKVLRPFPGYSWSADGKTIVVTQGGRLHRVEVASGRVTPIPFSAEVKRTISELVNHQDRITDEPFESRFIRWQTASPDGKRLVFQSVGRIWIQDLPNGTPRRLTPASFEPFEYAPSWSPDGQWIAFTSWADSVAGHVYRVRATGGAPEQLTREAGEFTHPVWRPDGGELVVSRGSGGSRHGRGIVWNPYWDLVRLPATGGSTTPVVRVTVSPDGTSGSLFNSIRNQIVRASWGPDGRIFYPHLTIGTSGLETTFYSIRPDGSDRRAHLTFPFADEVVTSPDGKWVAFQESDNVWVAPFPYPGHGSTPVQVTKLRGKLPTTRITTAGGLFPRWRDNETVELGSGNRYFRYSVATKRTDTVTVRLRVPRDIPNGSVAFTNARIVTLNRRQVVEGTLVVTGSRIACVGSCAVPAGARVFDAAGKTIVPGFIDVHSHNYREHRGIIPQRNSEGAIYLAYGITTTMDPSMWSQNIFPTGEMVDAGVIVGPRVYSTGDPLYAGDGSRQENFTSYAAAEAGIAKLKDWGAVSLKQYLQPRRDQRQWVAEAARKLGIQLTAENADLEFNVALLMDGHTGFEHPLSYLPLYRDFTEFMGRAQGTYSPTFMVGGAGPWNEDYWFQESDTWKDSKTRRFMSWLQFIPQTRRRVLVPETDFSFPWIAQGLADIIEAGGFGAIGAHGQHNGLGSHWEVWMAASALGPMGALEIASLHAARFIGKEQDLGSIEVGKLADFMILNSDPLANIRNTTDIQYVVKGGVVYDDDTLDEVWPRQRRYGTGQWVIPDALKQDDKPIRP is encoded by the coding sequence ATGCGTCTTGGATCATTTCTCGGCTTGACCCTCCTGCTTGGCAGCATCTCACCCGCCGTCGGGCAGGATGCCCCGGCACCGTCAGAGTGGGACGTCACCAAGCCCCGCGGCACGACTCGCGACATCAGCTTCACGACCACGGAAGGCACCTGGATGTCAGTCGACCAGAGCCCCGATGGGCGCTGGCTGGCGTTCGACCTCCTCGGCCACATCTACCGGATCGACGCCGCAGGCGGCACCGCGACCTCGCTGACCCAGTCGAGCGGTATTGCCATCAACACCCACCCCAGGATCTCGCCGGACGGCAGGTCGATCGCGTTCATCTCGGACCGCAAGGGTCAGATGAACCTCTGGGTCATGGATGCCGACGGCTCGAACCCGCGCGCCGTGTTCAGCGAGCAGTACGTCCGCGCAGTCACCCCGGCGTGGACCCCGGACGGGAACTATATCGTGGTGCAGCGCCAGTCGGTTCAGGGCGGACCTGGCGGCGGCCAGGGCGGCAGCGGCCTCTGGATGTATCACAAGGACGGCGGCAGCGGCATCGAACTGGTTCCCGGCAACCGCCAGGCGGGCGCCGCCTGGCCCAGCCTCTCGCGCGACGGTCGCTACCTCTACTTCCAGGTGCGTGCCGCTGCCGGGCAGCCGGGGTACGGCGGGCGAACCGAGTTCCTCGGTGGCTCCGCACAAGTTCGGCGGCTCGACCTGCAGACCTCGGAAATCGCGGCCATCTCGTTCGGTGAGCAGAGCCAGCAGGTACAGACCTCGAGCGGCGGTATGGCGGCGCCCGAGGTGTCACCCGACGGACGCTGGCTCGCCTTTGTGCGGCGGATCCCGGACGGAACGATCTCCTGGCGGGGTCACACCTTCGGCCCCCGGTCGGCCCTCTGGCTCCGCGATTTGCATACCGGCGCCGAGCGGCTGCTGATGGACCCGGTCGAGCAGGACATGGTCGAAGCAGGCAAGGTACTCCGCCCCTTCCCCGGCTACTCCTGGAGCGCCGACGGTAAGACGATCGTGGTCACCCAGGGCGGCCGACTGCATCGGGTCGAGGTGGCGTCCGGCCGGGTCACGCCGATTCCCTTCAGCGCCGAGGTCAAGCGGACGATTTCGGAGCTGGTGAATCACCAGGACCGGATCACGGATGAGCCGTTCGAGAGCCGCTTCATTCGCTGGCAGACCGCGTCACCGGACGGCAAGCGGCTCGTATTCCAGTCGGTGGGCAGAATCTGGATCCAGGATCTGCCGAACGGCACCCCGCGTCGGCTGACGCCGGCATCGTTCGAGCCGTTCGAGTACGCGCCCTCCTGGTCGCCGGATGGACAGTGGATTGCCTTCACCAGCTGGGCAGACTCGGTGGCGGGGCACGTCTATCGGGTTCGCGCGACTGGTGGCGCACCGGAACAGCTGACCCGGGAAGCGGGTGAGTTCACTCATCCGGTTTGGCGGCCCGATGGCGGCGAGCTGGTGGTGTCGCGTGGCTCAGGCGGGAGCCGGCACGGTCGGGGCATCGTCTGGAACCCATATTGGGATCTGGTGCGTCTCCCGGCCACTGGTGGCAGCACGACGCCGGTCGTTCGGGTGACCGTCTCTCCCGACGGCACATCGGGCTCTCTCTTCAACAGTATCCGGAATCAGATCGTGCGCGCCAGCTGGGGTCCCGATGGGCGGATCTTCTATCCGCATCTGACCATCGGCACCAGTGGCCTCGAAACCACCTTCTACTCGATTCGACCCGATGGGTCGGATCGCCGGGCCCATCTGACCTTCCCGTTCGCGGATGAAGTGGTCACCTCGCCCGACGGCAAGTGGGTGGCGTTCCAGGAATCGGACAACGTCTGGGTGGCCCCCTTCCCCTACCCCGGCCACGGTTCGACGCCGGTGCAGGTCACCAAGCTGCGCGGCAAGCTCCCCACGACGCGGATCACCACGGCTGGTGGGCTCTTTCCCCGCTGGCGCGACAACGAGACGGTCGAACTGGGCAGCGGCAACCGCTACTTCCGCTACTCCGTTGCGACCAAGCGCACCGACACGGTCACCGTTCGCCTCCGGGTTCCGCGTGACATCCCGAACGGGAGCGTGGCCTTCACGAACGCCCGCATCGTCACGCTCAACAGGCGCCAGGTGGTGGAAGGCACCCTGGTCGTGACCGGCAGCCGGATTGCCTGTGTCGGCAGCTGCGCCGTTCCGGCCGGCGCCCGGGTCTTCGATGCAGCGGGCAAGACCATCGTACCGGGCTTCATCGACGTGCACTCGCACAACTACCGCGAGCACCGGGGCATCATCCCGCAGCGCAACAGCGAAGGGGCGATCTATCTGGCATACGGGATCACCACGACGATGGACCCGTCGATGTGGTCGCAGAACATCTTCCCGACAGGCGAGATGGTGGACGCCGGCGTGATCGTCGGACCGCGGGTGTATTCGACGGGCGACCCGCTCTACGCCGGGGACGGCTCACGCCAGGAGAACTTCACGTCGTACGCAGCAGCCGAAGCTGGTATTGCCAAGCTGAAGGACTGGGGCGCCGTGTCACTCAAGCAATATCTCCAGCCTCGCCGGGACCAGCGGCAGTGGGTGGCCGAGGCTGCGCGAAAACTGGGCATCCAACTGACGGCGGAGAATGCGGATCTCGAGTTCAACGTCGCGCTGCTGATGGACGGACATACCGGGTTCGAGCATCCGTTGAGCTATCTGCCGCTCTACCGGGATTTTACTGAGTTCATGGGACGGGCGCAGGGCACCTATTCCCCGACCTTCATGGTGGGCGGAGCCGGGCCGTGGAACGAGGATTACTGGTTCCAGGAATCCGACACCTGGAAGGATTCCAAGACGCGCCGCTTCATGTCGTGGCTGCAGTTCATTCCTCAAACCCGCCGCCGCGTCCTGGTGCCGGAGACGGACTTCAGCTTCCCGTGGATTGCGCAGGGACTGGCCGACATCATCGAGGCGGGTGGCTTCGGTGCCATCGGCGCCCACGGACAGCACAACGGCCTCGGTTCGCACTGGGAGGTCTGGATGGCCGCCTCGGCGCTGGGTCCGATGGGCGCGCTCGAGATCGCGAGCCTGCACGCGGCTCGGTTCATCGGCAAGGAGCAGGATCTCGGTTCGATCGAGGTCGGCAAGCTGGCCGATTTCATGATTCTCAACTCGGACCCGCTTGCCAACATCCGCAATACCACGGACATCCAGTACGTCGTGAAGGGCGGCGTGGTGTACGACGACGACACCCTCGACGAGGTCTGGCCGCGGCAGCGTCGCTACGGCACCGGTCAGTGGGTCATTCCAGATGCGCTCAAGCAGGACGACAAGCCGATTCGTCCCTGA
- a CDS encoding DUF433 domain-containing protein, producing MRAVHQVVSRAPDVRRGAPVFAGTRIPIQQLIDHLDRGGTLEAFHERYRQLPLDLLAAACALGLELLVGTVPIEPVVPQGSLLPRADEGGVVLNADELRADQVVGRQVRCPACRQLVFKSWPEGWDGHAATRCRGLTGRQPGSRKAEFKRRFGHLFRS from the coding sequence ATGCGCGCCGTCCACCAGGTGGTGAGCCGCGCGCCTGACGTTCGCCGAGGCGCGCCCGTGTTTGCGGGCACCAGGATCCCGATTCAGCAGTTGATCGACCACCTCGACCGGGGCGGAACCCTGGAAGCGTTCCACGAACGCTATCGCCAGTTGCCGCTCGACCTGCTGGCGGCCGCCTGCGCCCTTGGGCTCGAGCTCCTGGTCGGCACCGTGCCGATCGAGCCAGTGGTACCGCAGGGGTCGCTGCTGCCGCGCGCCGACGAGGGCGGAGTCGTCCTCAATGCCGACGAGCTGCGCGCCGATCAGGTCGTTGGCCGGCAGGTACGCTGTCCGGCCTGCCGCCAGCTCGTCTTCAAGTCATGGCCGGAAGGATGGGACGGCCACGCTGCGACGCGCTGCCGTGGTCTCACTGGACGGCAGCCGGGCAGCCGCAAAGCGGAGTTCAAGCGCCGCTTCGGCCACCTCTTCCGGTCCTGA